The following are encoded together in the Oncorhynchus kisutch isolate 150728-3 linkage group LG8, Okis_V2, whole genome shotgun sequence genome:
- the LOC116374808 gene encoding protein C2-DOMAIN ABA-RELATED 1-like isoform X1: MASLSLYLGLLVLCTLALVHCDLNDGPIRVYDIRASNLKGRLLSKPDPYVKVWCGSSHGKSSILKKQANPTWPDQFNFVNILPNSVLTLQVWDDVIGPDRYMGTCSTTICPGTHTEICQLKMSTVYYTYSYSH; the protein is encoded by the exons ACTGCTGGTGCTATGCACCCTGGCTCTTGTACACTGTGACCTGAATGACGGCCCCATCAGAGTGTATGATATTCGTGCCTCCAACCTGAAAGGACGCCTTCTCTCAAAACCAGACCCCTACGTCAAG GTGTGGTGCGGCTCATCTCATGGCAAGAGCAGCATTCTGAAGAAACAGGCCAACCCCACTTGGCCCGACCAGTTCAACTTTGTTAACATCCTTCCCAACTCTGTCCTGACGCTGCAG GTGTGGGATGATGTCATCGGACCAGATCGCTACATGGGAACCTGCAGCACCACCATCTGCCCAGGAACACATACTGAGATCTGCCAGCTGAAGATGAGCACCGTCTACTACACCTACAGCTACAGTCACTAG